The Methylopila sp. M107 genome contains the following window.
ATCCCGCACAATCCCGTGACGCGGGCCGCGACGACGCGCCCCGCATCCTCATCCTCGGCGGATCCTCGGACGGCTTCGCGGCGGCCGAGACCTTTATGGCGGCGGGCTATTCGGTCACGACCTCCTTCGCCGGCGTCACCGAGACGCGTCGCGCGCCGGTCGGCATCTTCCGCGTCGGCGGATTCGGCGGCGTGTCGGGCCTCGTCGCCTATCTCGCGGTCGAGAACATCGACCTGATCGTCGACGCGACCCACCCTTACGCGACGCAGATCAAGGCCAACGCCCGCGAGGCCTCGATTCTCTCAGGCGTGCCGCTGGTCCATGTCGTGCGCCCGGCCTGGACGCCGGAACCCGGCGACGACTGGCGCTTCGCGCCGGACCTCGCGACGGCCGCGGCCATGACGCCCGTCACCTTCGGACCGTGCTTCCTCACCGTCGGGCGCAGCAAGATCGCGCCCTTCGCCAACCGCCACGACGTCCGGTTCCTGATCCGCACGGTCGATCCGCCGGCCTTCGCGTTCGATCACCCGACGACCCTGATCATCCAAGGCCGCGGACCGTTCTCGATCGACGACGAGCGGGCCTTGTTCGAGAAATACGGCGTCGGCTGCCTCGTCACGGCGAACAGCGGCGGCGACGGCGCGGCGGCGAAGCTTGCAGTCGCGCGGGAGCGCGGCGTGCCAGTGGTGATCGTCGACCGCCAGCCGCCGCCGGAGGGCCTCGTGGTCACGACGGCGACCGAAGCGCTCGCGGTCGGCCGGGACCTGCTCGCGATCAGGCGCGCGTGATACGGTTCCCGGGCGACCTCCCCCGCCCGAAGAGCCCTCATGCCGCCCTTAGCCTCCGCCCTGCCCTCGACGACGCCCGATTCGAAACCACGCGCCGCGACGCGCTGGCTGACTGTCGTCGGCCTTGGCGAGGACGGGTTTTCGGGGCTCGGCGAACAGGCGCGCGAGGCGATATCGACTGCGGATGTGCTTGTGGGCGGCGAGCGCCATCTCGCGCTCGCCTCCAACGACGCGGCGTCGGGCGCGGAGCGACACGCCTGGCCGTCTCCGATGCTGCCTTTCCTCGACGTCGTCGCGGGCTGGCGTGGACGGAACGTCGTTGTGCTGGCGAGCGGCGATCCGCTGCTCTACGGCGTCGCGGCGACGTTGGCCGCGCTAATCGACCGGGACGAGATTCTGGTGCTGCCCGCCGTGTCCTCCGTCCAGCTCGCCTGCGCGGCGATGCTCTGGCCGGTGAACCGGACGGCCGTCGTCTCGGCCTGCGGACGCCCGGTCGAGACGCTCGCGCTCGAACTGTTCGACGGCGCGCGGATCGTCCTGCTGTCGGCGGACGGCGGCACGCCCGCCAAGGCCGCGGAACTGCTCGTCGGCCACGGATACGGGCCAAGCCGCGTCACCGTGCTGGAGCGGCTCGGCGGCGCCTCGGCGCGCGCCCTGCCCTTCCGGGCCGACGAAGTCGGCGGCCGAAGCTTCGACGCGCTCAACGTCGTGGCGATCGACGCCGTCGCCGGCCCCGACGCCGGGCTGCTGTCGCGCGCGCCGGGCCTTCCTGACGACGCTTACGAGAACGACGGCCAGATCACCCGCCGCGAGATCCGCGCGCTGACGCTGGCGCGGCTCGTTCCGATCCCCGGCGCGCTGCTCTGGGACATTGGCGGCGGCTCCGGATCGATCGGGATCGAATGGATGCGCGCCGCGCCCGGCGCCCGCGCGATTGCGCTGGAGCCTCGCGCCGACCGCGCCGCACGGGCGCGGGGGAACGCGGCGCGGCTCGGCGTTCCCGGCCTCGACGTCCGGGAGGCCGCCGCGCCCGACGGGCTCGCGGGCCTGCCGCGTCCGGACGCGGTGTTCTTCGGCGGCGGCGCGACCGCCGACAAGGCGATCGAGATCGCATGGGCGGCGCTCAAACCCGGCGGACGGCTGGTCGCCAACGCCGTCACGCTGGAGACCGAACAGCTTCTGTTCACGGCGCGCGCGGCCTATGGCGGCGATCTGGTGCGCCTGCAGGCGACCTACGCCGACCCTGTCGGGCGCATGACTGGGTGGCGGCCCGCAATGCCCGTCACGCAATACGCCGTCACGAAGCTCAGTTGATCCGATGACGGTCTATTTCATCGGGGCCGGGCCGGGCGATCCCGACCTCATCACGGTGCGCGGCCGCGACCTGATCGCGCGCTGCCCCGTCTGCCTCTACGCCGGGTCGCTGGTCCCAGGTTCCGTCGTGGCCTACGCGCCGGAGGGCGCCCGGGTGATCGACACCGCGCCTTTGTCGCTTCACGAGATCGTCGCCGAGTTCGAGGCCGCGCACGCCGCCGGCCTCGACGTCGCGCGCGTGCATTCGGGAGACCCGTCGATCTACGGCGCGACCGCCGAGCAGTTCGCGGCGCTGCGCACGCGCGAAATCCCGTTCGAGATCGTGCCCGGCGTGCCGGCCTTCGCGGCCGCCGCCGCACGCCTCGGCGTCGAGCTGACGGTTCCCGAGATCGCCCAGACGATCACGCTGAGCCGCCTCGCCGGCCGCGCCTCGTCCATGCCGCCGGCCGAGACGCTGGCCGCCGTCGCCGCGTCGCGCGGCACGCTGGTTCTGCACCTTGCGGCGAAGCAGCTGTCGCGCATCGTCGAAGAGCTGGCTCCGCTCTACGGGGCGGACTGCCCGGTCGCGCTCGTCGCGCGCGCGACATGGCCGGACGAGGCGATCGTGCGCGGCACGCTCGCCGACATCGTCGAAAAGGCTGCGCCGCTCGGCGTGGAGCGGACCGCGCTCGTGATCGTGGGCCGCGCGCTCGACGGAATCGGGCGCGCGACCAGCGCGCTCTACGCCGAGGATCACGGCCGGCATAGGAAGCCGGGGAAGACGCCGATAGAAGACCGAGAGGTCTGAAGTCGCGCCCGCAGGCTCAGCTGTCATTCCGGCCGAAGGGCCGGAATCCAGAGCCACAAAGCTTTCAGGCACTTTCTGAACCGATGACGCGTCTGGACGCCGGCCCTCCGGCCGGCATGACGGCCATCACCCTTCGTCCAGCGTCACCGAATGCCCGTCGAGCTCGTAGACGCGCGGGGTGTACATCCACGAGCGCCCGTCCGCGCGGGCGAAGACGCGGGTCTTGGACGAGCCGATCAGGATCAGCGTCCGCATGTCGACGACCGCCGGGTCGAGCTCCCCGAGCGTGGTGACGCTGAGGCTTTCGCCCGGTCGGCCGATGTTGCGCGCGAGCGCGACGGGCGTCGCGGGCGCACGGTGGCGGCGGACGATCTCCAGCGCGTCGACGAGCTGCTGGCGGCGGCGCAGCGACGCCGGATTGTAGAGCGCAAGCGCGAAATCGGCGCCCGCCGCGCCTTCGAGACGCGCCGAGATCGTCTCCCATGGCTTCAGCAGATCGGAGAGCGAGATCACCGCGAAATCGTGGCCGAGCGGCGCGCCGAGCCGGGAGGCCGCGGCCTGCATGGCGGAGATGCCGGGCGTGACCTCGATCGAGACGCTCGGCCAGCGCGCGGGCTCCGCCGCGACCGCCTCCATTACGGCGGCCGCCATGCCGAACACGCCGCTGTCGCCGGACGAGACGACAGCGACCTCGCGGCCCTGCGCTGCGAGCGCAAGGGCTGCGCGCGCGCGCTCGATCTCGACGCGGTTGTCGGAGCCGTGGCGGCGCTGGCCGGGGCGCTCCGGCGCCATTGCGAGATAGCCCTCGTAGCCGACAAGATCGTCGGCGCGGTCGAGCGCTGCGGCAGCCTCCGGCGCGAGCCAGCCCTTGGCGCCGGGGCCGAGGCCCACCACCGTCACGCGGCCGGCCGCCCTGCCGAAGGCCGAAGGCCGGACAGGCTCCGCGAAGCGGTGCAGGCGCAGACCCGGTTCGTGATGCGTCTCGCCGGCGCCTTCGATGCGGCCTTCGATCAGCCTGAGCGGCAAGGACCTGGCGGCGAGCTTTTCGCGGAACGCGTGAAACAGCGGCGCGCCGTCCGGCGCGGTCGCAAGCGCGAGCGACGACGGCGCGAGGCCGAGCCGCGCCAGCGCGTGGTCGAGCCGGTCGAGGCTCTCGACATCGGCGCGGTCGAACTCCGCGACCAGGATCTTCGGGTGATAGAGCAGCCCGCCCTCGGGAGCCGCTCCGGCCTCCGCCGCGACGCGCAGCACGACGCGGCCGTCGTCGGACAGCGGCAGGGCGGCGGCCTCGAGCCACGGAGCTCGCCCCTCGATCCGCGCGCCCGCGCCGGCCAGCAGTTCCGACGTCACCGACTTGGCGTCCTGCGGATTCGCAAGCGCATAGCCCTCGGGCGGCGCCTCCAGCACCACGCCGAAGCGGCGCGCGCCCGCGCCGGTGATCGCGGCCGTCGCCCCGAGCGCTTCGGCGAGCTTTCGGGCCAGCGCGTCGCCGCCCGTGAGGCCGCCGAGCAGCGGCGCGACGATCTCGCCGTCGTCGGAAAGCGCCAGCACCGGCGGCTCCGCGCGCTTGTCCTTGAGCAGCGGCGCGAGCAGCCGGATCAGGATGCCGGCCGCGCAGACGCCGAGGATCGGCCGGCCGGCGCGGAACAGCTCGCCGACCTGCGCGCCGGCGTCGTCAAACGTGTGGTCGAGCCCTTCCGCGCGGCCCGCGAGGCCGAACGTCTCCGCGCCGATCGGGCCCGCGGCCTTCAGCGCAAGGCTCGCTCCGGCCGCGTTGAACGCGAGGATCGCCGGGCGCGTCACGGTCGCTCGGGTCCGGGCACGACAATGATCGAGAAATACGGCACCGTCGTCGCGTCGACTTCCGCGGCCGGCAGCACGCGCTGGCGCGACTGGCTGGCGCGCTCGACATAGAAGGCGCGGTCGAGCACGCCGGCCTCCGACAGCGCGGTCCGGACCTTCTCGAAGGTGCGCCCGAGCTTCATCACGACGGCCGCGTCCGCGGCGCGGATGCGGCGCAGCAGCTCTTCCGGCGACAGCGTGCCGGGGATCACCGTCACGGTGTCCTTGCGCAGGCAGAGCGGCACGCCGAGCGCGACGGGCCCGGCCATGACTGAGGAGACGCCGGGCGTGACGGTGGTGTCGTAGCGGTCCTTCAGGCGGTCGTGCCAGTAGATGAAGGAGCCGTAGAAGAACGGGTCGCCCTCGCACAGCACGCAGACATTCTTGCCGGCGTCGAGCTTCCGGGCGATCTCCTCGGCGCTGCGGTCGTAGAAGTCGCGCATCACCTGCGGATAGGACGGCAGGTCCGCCTCGGGGCTCGCGGTCACCGGATAGACCAGCGCCAGCAGCTCCTGGTCGTCGCGGATGTGCGGGCGCGCCGCCGTGAGCGCGACGCCGTTGCCGGCCTTCGCGGCCGGATAGGCGACGACGTCGGCCTCGCCGATCAGGCGGACGGCCTTCAGGGTCAGGAGCTCCGGATCGCCGGGCCCGACGCCGACGCCGGAGAAGCGTCCCGGCGTCATTCGCGCTCGCTCGCCACGGCGTTGACCGCCGCGACCGCCATCGCGCTGCCGCCGCGGCGGCCGAGCAAAGTGAGATAGGGAACGCCGCGCGGGTTCCGCGCCAGCTCGTCCTTCGATTCCGCCGCGCCGATGAACCCGACCGGCAGGCCGAGGATCGCGGCGGGCTTCGGCCAGCCGGCGTCGAGCCTTTCGAGCAGATGGAACAGCGTGGTGGGCGCGTTGCCAATCGCAACCACCGCGCCTTCGAGCCGGTCGCGCCACAGCTCGACGGCGGCGGCCGAACGGGTCGTTCCGAGCTTTTCCGCGAGGCCCGGGGTCACCGGCGCGTCGAGCGTGCAGAGAATCTCGTTTGCGCCCGGCAGCCGTGCGCGGGTGATGCCGGACGCGACCATCTTGGCGTCGCATAGCACCGGCGCGCCACGGTTCAGCGCCGCGCGGGCGGACGCGACGACATCGGGCGAATAGCGCACCTCGCCTGCGAGATCCGTCATGCCGCAGGCGTGGATCATCCGCACCACGACGCGCGAGACGTCGTCGGGCAGTTCGTCGAGCGCAGCTTCCGCGCGGATCGTCGCAAACGATCTGCGATAGATCTCCGCGCCGTCCTTCACATAGTCCATCAACATGCCGGGCCTCTTGGGCGAGCATGCCTTGTAAGGGACGGCCGGGCTTTCGCAAGGCGTTCTTTTCGGGAATTTCCCGACACTCTCAGCCTGCGAGACGTCGGAGGAGATCGACCGGATCGGCCCGTTCGATCCGTTCGAGCGAAGGTCCCGGCGCCCGAGGCGCGCCGCCGGCGTGAACGGCCCAGCCGTCACGATCGCCCGAGCCCAGCAGCAGCAGGTCGGCGGGCGCGGAGCCTGCGCATCCCTTCGGGCAGGCCGACAGATGCAGACTTCTTGCGCCTGGCGGCAGCAGCTCCCGCCGCTCGGCGGCGAGCCGCAGAACGTCGGCGCCAAGGTCCTTCGCGGCTTCGCGCGCTTTCACGCAGGCCGGCGCGCCAGAACACGCCGTCACCGAGAGCCGCTCGGCAACCGCTACGGGCACAAAGCCTACTGCTTCCGCGCGCGCCATTACCGCGGGAGCGCGTCCGCCCACGCCCGGCAGCACGACCGCCGACCATGGCGCGAGCGTCGCGACGCCCTCGCCCTCCGTCTCGGAAGCGCCCGCCAGAAAGCGCATCATGCCGGCGTCGAGCCGACCGACCGGAACCGCCAGAACGATCGCGTCGATCCCGGTTCTGGAAGCGACGACGCCATGCAGCGGCGACAGCCTTCGCGCGCGCGCGCCGACATCGAGCGGCATGGCCGGCCCGGCGAATTCCAGCGCAGCGGCGACGTCGCTTTCGGAAAGTCCGCTCGCCCGCGCGTCCGGACCCGAGCGGGCGGCGAGCTCCGCAATCGAGACGAGCGCCGCCAGAGCCGCCGCCTCGCTCGAACAATGCGCACGCAGGCGGCCCGCCTCGATCGCAAGTCCGTCCCGTTGGGCGAGCACCGTCACGTCGGAAGCGACGGCCGCGACGCCGCTCGCGCCGCCGCCATCCAGCACGAACGAGAACTTCGGCGAGAGCCCGCCGATCCAGTCGGCCGCGACCAGCGCGGCGTCGAGCGCCCGGGCCAGCGGTCTGAGATCACGAATTTCGTCCGGGTCGATCCCGGACAGCGGATCCACGAGGACGTTGCGGCGACGGTCGGCTTCGCCGTGAAAGGCGAAGCCCGCGTCCGCCAGCAGGCCTGCGAGCGCGCCGCCGCCGCCGTGACTCAGCCCCCGGATCTGCAGGTTGGCGCGGTTGGTCAGGTCGATCGCGCCGGAGCCGAGTCGCCCGGCGGCGTTCGCCACGGCGCGGAGCTGCGCCGCCGTCAACGCGCCGCCCGGCACGCGCAGACGCGCCAGGCCGCCGTCGGCCATCTCCGCCAGATGAAGGACGCCCGGGCACTCCGCCATGCGCCAGTCCTCGCGCCTCGGGGAGAAATGCGCAAGCGGCGCGACGCGTCGCCGCAATTTCGAGGGGAACCGCCTCGCGCGCTTCACGTTGTACTGCGCAAGGACGGGATTTCCGTCCCAATATCATCCACTTCTAAGGTGAGGTTTCCCATCATGGCGCAGAGCAGGACGAGCGGGCTCGCCAGCGACGCGGGCGCGCAGCTGGCCGAACTCAAGGACACGATCGCCGATCTGACCGATCGCGTCGCCGAGATCACCGCGGCCCGTACCCGCGACGCCCGCAAGCAGGCGCGCGCCGCCGCGAAGTCGGTGCGTTCCTCAGGCGGCCAGCTCTACAGCGACGGCTCCGAGGCCCTGAGCGCCGCCGGCGACACGGCGCTCTATTACGGTCGCCGCGCGGGTCATGTGGTCAAGCAGAACCCCGGTCTGTCGGCGCTCGGCGTGCTGGTCGGCGTCGGCGTCGTCGCCGCCATCCTCTACGCCTCGCAGCAGCAGGAAGAGAGCCGCTGGTACGACCGGCCCCGCAGCTGGTTCTGATCTCTGATCGACTGGACTGAAAAAGGGCGGCGCTGCGAGGCGCCGCCCTTTTTCGTTGCGGGCGGCTTCGATCGAACGCGCTACGCGGTCACCTCCCGCGCGGTGATCGAATATTTGAAGTTGTCCGGGTCGAGGCAGTCGAGCAGCCCCGCCACCGTCTCGGCCTGCGGATACATGAAGAAGCCGAGCGACGCTCCTTGCGATCCCGGCAGCTTGACGTCATGGGCGTCGTTATAGGCGAGCCAGTTGGTCTCCCACGAACCGAACAGCGCCTTGCGGGCCGCGACCACCTTCGGGTCGTCGATCGCGAGCTTGGTCGGCGGCTCCTCCAGAACGACCTTGCGCACGTCCGCCGGATCGACCGGGAACCACCCCGCCCCGTCGAGCCACACTTCGGCGCGGCAATGCTGCGACTTGGTGATGGTCTCGCTGTTCGCCCCAAGGCTCTTGTAGCCGAACTTCGAGGGCGCCACGCGGATGCCGTAGACATCGCGCGCCGGTAGCCCCGCCGCGCGGGCGAGCCCGACATAGAGCGCGTTGATGTCGGCGCATTTGCCACCCAAATTGCCGCTTTCGAGCATGGTCGCGATGTCGCCGAGGCCGCAGCCGCGGACCTTCGCGTCGCGATGGGTGTTTTCGACGACCCATTCGTAGATCGCCTTCGCCTTGGCGCGATCGTTCGTCTCGGAGCCCACGATCTTCTCGGAGGTCTTCGCCACGACGCCGTCTGTCGGGATGAGCTTGGTGCCGGCGAGATAGGCGGCGCGGTCTGCGTCGGAGAGCTTGCCTCCGGCCCCGCTTTCGCTCGCGTCGCGATCACGCGTCGAGACGCGGCTCACAACCTCGATCCGGGGCGCCTCGGCGCCGCCCTTCCACTCGGCCAGCACCATGCCGACCGGGCCGGACTGCAGATCCGCCTTGTCGGCGTTGCCCTCGAACTTGCTCTCGCCGGGCTTGGTCCAGTCGTCCGCGGAAAAGCTCGGCGTCGGGATCCAGACGCGCGCCTCGCCCTTCGACGAGACCAGCTCGACCCGCGTGCGGATCTCGAAATGGCGCCACGCGCCGGGTTTTGGCGCGAAGCTCGCGGCCTCCTCCGCGAAGGCCGAGCGCCCGAGCGCCATCACGCCGAGCGCGGCGGCGCCCGTCTTCAGTACCGTACGACGATGCATCATCTCGGTGTTCTCCCTCGTCTTCTCTGTTAGCGCGCGAGACCGTCGAGGGTCTCGGCGAGTTTGGGCGACGTCCAGTCGAGCGGGCCGGCGGCTGCAAGCGCGGTCCTGCCGTCCGGCGACAGGACGACCGTCGCGGGCAGGCCGCGGACGTGAAAAGCGGTCGTGATCGTCTTGTCCTCGTCGAGCGCGACTGCGCCCGGCAGGTCGAACCGCGCCGCGAACGTCTTCGCCCGCGAGGCGGGCTCCGCGACGTTGACGCCAATGAAGCGGATCGTGTCGCTCCGCGCCTTCGCGAAGGCCGCGAGCGAGGGCAGCTCGTCCTTGCAGGGCTCGCACCAGCTCGCGAAGAAATGCACCAGCGTGACGCGGCCGGGTTCCGGCGAGATCGTCAGCGGGGCGCCGTCGAGGGACTTCGCCTGAACCGGCCCCGAGGGCGCGCTGAGGAACGGGGCGAGCGCGCCGAACTCGGTCGCGGCGGCGGGCGGCGCCAGCAGAGCGGCGACGATCGCGCCAAGCGCGATGCGCGTTCTGGGAAATCCGGGTCTTGTCGGTCCGGTCGCCGGCACGCGGCAGATCCTTCGGCTCGAAAATCCAACAACTTGGACCTCGCGACGATGCGCCCGCCGCCCCGAGACGGTCAAGGCTCCGCTTGCAGGAGAGCCCGCCCCGCACCAAATCTTGTTCGCGGGGTGAAACTCCCCGCGCGACCTGACCGGAGACGCCCGAAGACATGACGACCTCCAGCCCGCTCTACCCGACCGCGATCCCGCCGCGCGAGCTGATCGACCCGCTGGTCGACCCGCGCCTTTACGAGGGCGTGCTGAGCCGCCGGGTGCTCGCCTTCTGCGTCGACTTCACCATCGTCGCGACGTTGACCGTGATCGCGATCCCGATCGTCGGCGTGATCGGGCTGCTGACGCTCGGTCTCGGCTGGCTGGTCTATCCGTTCCTGTTCCAGGCGATCGCGATCCTCTATTCCGGCGCGACGCTCGGCGGCGACAAGGCGGCGACCTGGGGCATGCGGCTGACGGGCTTGACCTCGCGGCTCTGGCACGGCGCCAAGCCCGGCTTCATGATCGCGGCCGCGCACGTCATCTTCCTCTACATGTCCATCACGTTCCTGACGCCGTTCATCCTGATCGTTGGGCTTCTGACGCGCCGCAAGCAGCTGCTGCACGACCTCGTGCTCGGCACGCTGTTCATCGACAAGGGAGCGCTCGAAGGCCGCGGCTGATCGCGCTTGCTCGGTTGCT
Protein-coding sequences here:
- a CDS encoding cobalt-precorrin-6A reductase → MRQLRRHAPDHDGSADPAQSRDAGRDDAPRILILGGSSDGFAAAETFMAAGYSVTTSFAGVTETRRAPVGIFRVGGFGGVSGLVAYLAVENIDLIVDATHPYATQIKANAREASILSGVPLVHVVRPAWTPEPGDDWRFAPDLATAAAMTPVTFGPCFLTVGRSKIAPFANRHDVRFLIRTVDPPAFAFDHPTTLIIQGRGPFSIDDERALFEKYGVGCLVTANSGGDGAAAKLAVARERGVPVVIVDRQPPPEGLVVTTATEALAVGRDLLAIRRA
- a CDS encoding bifunctional cobalt-precorrin-7 (C(5))-methyltransferase/cobalt-precorrin-6B (C(15))-methyltransferase; protein product: MPPLASALPSTTPDSKPRAATRWLTVVGLGEDGFSGLGEQAREAISTADVLVGGERHLALASNDAASGAERHAWPSPMLPFLDVVAGWRGRNVVVLASGDPLLYGVAATLAALIDRDEILVLPAVSSVQLACAAMLWPVNRTAVVSACGRPVETLALELFDGARIVLLSADGGTPAKAAELLVGHGYGPSRVTVLERLGGASARALPFRADEVGGRSFDALNVVAIDAVAGPDAGLLSRAPGLPDDAYENDGQITRREIRALTLARLVPIPGALLWDIGGGSGSIGIEWMRAAPGARAIALEPRADRAARARGNAARLGVPGLDVREAAAPDGLAGLPRPDAVFFGGGATADKAIEIAWAALKPGGRLVANAVTLETEQLLFTARAAYGGDLVRLQATYADPVGRMTGWRPAMPVTQYAVTKLS
- the cobM gene encoding precorrin-4 C(11)-methyltransferase; translation: MTVYFIGAGPGDPDLITVRGRDLIARCPVCLYAGSLVPGSVVAYAPEGARVIDTAPLSLHEIVAEFEAAHAAGLDVARVHSGDPSIYGATAEQFAALRTREIPFEIVPGVPAFAAAAARLGVELTVPEIAQTITLSRLAGRASSMPPAETLAAVAASRGTLVLHLAAKQLSRIVEELAPLYGADCPVALVARATWPDEAIVRGTLADIVEKAAPLGVERTALVIVGRALDGIGRATSALYAEDHGRHRKPGKTPIEDREV
- the cobJ gene encoding precorrin-3B C(17)-methyltransferase encodes the protein MTRPAILAFNAAGASLALKAAGPIGAETFGLAGRAEGLDHTFDDAGAQVGELFRAGRPILGVCAAGILIRLLAPLLKDKRAEPPVLALSDDGEIVAPLLGGLTGGDALARKLAEALGATAAITGAGARRFGVVLEAPPEGYALANPQDAKSVTSELLAGAGARIEGRAPWLEAAALPLSDDGRVVLRVAAEAGAAPEGGLLYHPKILVAEFDRADVESLDRLDHALARLGLAPSSLALATAPDGAPLFHAFREKLAARSLPLRLIEGRIEGAGETHHEPGLRLHRFAEPVRPSAFGRAAGRVTVVGLGPGAKGWLAPEAAAALDRADDLVGYEGYLAMAPERPGQRRHGSDNRVEIERARAALALAAQGREVAVVSSGDSGVFGMAAAVMEAVAAEPARWPSVSIEVTPGISAMQAAASRLGAPLGHDFAVISLSDLLKPWETISARLEGAAGADFALALYNPASLRRRQQLVDALEIVRRHRAPATPVALARNIGRPGESLSVTTLGELDPAVVDMRTLILIGSSKTRVFARADGRSWMYTPRVYELDGHSVTLDEG
- a CDS encoding precorrin-2 C(20)-methyltransferase — protein: MTPGRFSGVGVGPGDPELLTLKAVRLIGEADVVAYPAAKAGNGVALTAARPHIRDDQELLALVYPVTASPEADLPSYPQVMRDFYDRSAEEIARKLDAGKNVCVLCEGDPFFYGSFIYWHDRLKDRYDTTVTPGVSSVMAGPVALGVPLCLRKDTVTVIPGTLSPEELLRRIRAADAAVVMKLGRTFEKVRTALSEAGVLDRAFYVERASQSRQRVLPAAEVDATTVPYFSIIVVPGPERP
- a CDS encoding precorrin-8X methylmutase, which encodes MMDYVKDGAEIYRRSFATIRAEAALDELPDDVSRVVVRMIHACGMTDLAGEVRYSPDVVASARAALNRGAPVLCDAKMVASGITRARLPGANEILCTLDAPVTPGLAEKLGTTRSAAAVELWRDRLEGAVVAIGNAPTTLFHLLERLDAGWPKPAAILGLPVGFIGAAESKDELARNPRGVPYLTLLGRRGGSAMAVAAVNAVASERE
- a CDS encoding transglutaminase-like domain-containing protein — protein: MHRRTVLKTGAAALGVMALGRSAFAEEAASFAPKPGAWRHFEIRTRVELVSSKGEARVWIPTPSFSADDWTKPGESKFEGNADKADLQSGPVGMVLAEWKGGAEAPRIEVVSRVSTRDRDASESGAGGKLSDADRAAYLAGTKLIPTDGVVAKTSEKIVGSETNDRAKAKAIYEWVVENTHRDAKVRGCGLGDIATMLESGNLGGKCADINALYVGLARAAGLPARDVYGIRVAPSKFGYKSLGANSETITKSQHCRAEVWLDGAGWFPVDPADVRKVVLEEPPTKLAIDDPKVVAARKALFGSWETNWLAYNDAHDVKLPGSQGASLGFFMYPQAETVAGLLDCLDPDNFKYSITAREVTA
- a CDS encoding TlpA disulfide reductase family protein is translated as MPATGPTRPGFPRTRIALGAIVAALLAPPAAATEFGALAPFLSAPSGPVQAKSLDGAPLTISPEPGRVTLVHFFASWCEPCKDELPSLAAFAKARSDTIRFIGVNVAEPASRAKTFAARFDLPGAVALDEDKTITTAFHVRGLPATVVLSPDGRTALAAAGPLDWTSPKLAETLDGLAR
- a CDS encoding RDD family protein codes for the protein MTTSSPLYPTAIPPRELIDPLVDPRLYEGVLSRRVLAFCVDFTIVATLTVIAIPIVGVIGLLTLGLGWLVYPFLFQAIAILYSGATLGGDKAATWGMRLTGLTSRLWHGAKPGFMIAAAHVIFLYMSITFLTPFILIVGLLTRRKQLLHDLVLGTLFIDKGALEGRG